The following proteins are encoded in a genomic region of Drosophila willistoni isolate 14030-0811.24 chromosome 3R, UCI_dwil_1.1, whole genome shotgun sequence:
- the LOC6651621 gene encoding uncharacterized protein LOC6651621, with translation MTGSVHDPKWSLERRESSGHLVWRKESPRSKVRFRFDVEVLEFEKHPHEELDHSDDHFSMTSLSTTVALCATCVAVVAASVFLPWYLMEKVGSI, from the exons ATGACTGGATCag TGCACGATCCGAAATGGAGCTTGGAACGTCGAGAGTCATCTGGACATTTAGTTTGGCGTAAGGAATCACCACGATCCAAGGTTCGTTTTCGATTTGATGTCGAGGTATTGGAGTTTGAGAAGCATCCACATGAGGAGTTGGACCACAGCGATGATCATTTCTCAATGACCAGTCTGTCCACGACTGTAGCTCTATGTGCCACTTGTGTGGCTGTTGTGGCCGCCTCCGTTTTCCTTCCATGGTATCTAATGGAGAAGGTTGGCTCAATATAG
- the LOC6651620 gene encoding peroxidase isoform X2, with protein sequence MWNIICIGLLAGLIPQPSFSTTPFEFPEASHVFSPNVKRILDGLSLNQWQGFVNSGLDSINRQKRLEENLVNSAITVQNGSVSHAQLLDTLPNKKSNEDSDVALKILKSSLFVYNSQCAPNAISGEECRRYLETKPLPPGSLKGQCENLLQSRRDGHYAFRRLLDRHYKNGFHKMYDDDDLPGAWPISMALYEHVPGSVPPEDQNESPNLCLVQWAQFIEHDLSKPVSQSMTIGSPIECCNSDQNKLQPRYHHPVCAPILSKQIGKFGRPNCLNYVRSALAVDNCNFGAAEQLNQATGYLDLSQLYGFTIAAERKMRSFKYGLLKARSNGSHLNDLLPMTADIDNDGQKHTFCTWTDSGNSTCFAAGDSRVNSNPYSILIYTVFMRNHNRIAAELRARNNGWSDEQLFQTAKAINVDIYRRVVMDEWLPEVLGERLANAVRAAPPLSTRQRPPEVSNEFAVAAIRFYYSMLPNAVLNVATENDNDSVQPQTNLFVLEDEIYKPQLQYTAQKLDEILQSLLNQRAMKMDASYVGSITWPENSKPGHADTLAFDIQRGRDHGLQPYYKYLEVCSNLTQVTSWNDLAAVIPKNVLVKLQNVYQSWSDVDLIVGGIAEHTVEGTIGPTFSCILSEQFAKIHQRHQLDRTTLYSSLLDSYRHIDGTKLLCLNSELKSVPKNIFKLPTKGNRLVGCDGVV encoded by the exons ATGTGGAATATTATATGTATTGGCCTGCTGGCTGGCCTAATCCCCCAGCCAAGCTTCAGCACCACTCCATTCGAGTTTCCAGAAg CCAGCCATGTTTTTAGTCCCAATGTTAAGAGAATCTTAGACGGTCTTTCATTGAATCAATGGCAAGGATTTGTAAATTCTGGACTAGATTCTATCAACAGACAAAAAAG ACTGGAGGAAAATCTGGTAAACTCTGCAATCACGGTCCAAAACGGCAGCGTCTCCCATGCCCAATTGTTGGACACACTACCTAATAAGAAATCCAATGAGGACAGCGATGTGGCTCTGAAAATTCTCAAATCCAGCCTTTTCGTATATAACTCCCAGTGTGCTCCAAATGCAATAAGTGGCGAAGAGTGTCGTCGGTATTTGGAAACGAAGCCATTGCCGCCAGGAAGCCTCAAGGGGCAGTGTGAGAACTTGTTGCAGAGCCGTCGTGACGGTCATTACGCTTTTCGAAGATTGCTCGATCGTCACTACAAGAATGGATTCCATAAG ATGTATGATGACGACGACTTGCCTGGAGCTTGGCCCATTAGTATGGCATTGTATGAACATGTGCCTGGAAGTGTCCCGCCGGAAGATCAAAACGAAAGCCCCAACCTTTGCCTTGTTCAATGGGCACAATTCATTGAGCATGACCTCAGCAAACCAGTCTCACAATCAATGA CCATCGGATCACCAATAGAGTGTTGTAATAGTGACCAAAATAAGCTACAGCCCAGATACCATCATCCCGTATGTGCGCCAATTTTATCCAAACAAATTGGGAAATTTGGTAGGCCAAATTGTCTTAACTATGTGAGAAGTGCCTTGGCAGTGGATAATTGTAATTTCGGAGCCGCCGAGCAG cTTAATCAAGCCACTGGATATTTGGATCTGTCCCAGTTATATGGCTTTACCATAGCGGCGGAAAGAAAAATGCGTTCCTTCAAATATGGCTTACTAAAGGCCAGATCGAATGGCTCCCATCTTAATGATTTGCTGCCAATGACCGCAGATATCGATAACGATGGACAGAAACATACCTTTTGCACCTGGACTGATAGCGGCAATTCAACATGCTTTGCTGCAGGCGATTCACGTGTCAATAGCAATCCATACTCAATTCTCATATACACGGTCTTTATGAGGAATCATAATCGAATTGCTGCAGAGCTGCGTGCCCGAAATAATGGCTGGAGTGACGAACAGCTCTTCCAAACGGCCAAGGCCATCAATGTGGATATTTATCGACGTGTTGTTATGGATGAGTGGTTGCCAGAAGTTCTGGGTGAGCGTCTTGCCAACGCAGTGAGGGCGGCCCCGCCATTATCCACTCGACAACGGCCACCTGAAGTGTCCAATGAGTTTGCTGTGGCTGCCATTCGTTTCTATTACTCAATGCTCCCCAACGCAGTGCTCAATGTAGCTACTGAAAATGATAATGA TAGTGTTCAGCCACAAACGAATCTATTCGTACTTGAGGATGAAATTTATAAGCCCCAATTGCAATACACTGCCCAAAAACTCGATGAAATACTGCAAAGCCTTCTCAATCAAAGAGCGATGAAAATGGATGCCTCGTATGTGGGTTCT ATTACTTGGCCTGAGAATTCAAAGCCTGGACATGCCGATACGTTGGCTTTTGATATTCAAAGAGGAAGAGATCATGGTCTGCAGCCATATTACAAGTATCTGGAAGTTTGCAGCAATCTAACTCAAGTTACAAGTTGGAATGATTTGGCAGCAGTTATTCCCAAAAAC GTTTTAGTTAAACTGCAAAATGTCTATCAGAGCTGGAGTGATGTGGATCTTATTGTGGGCGGCATTGCTGAGCACACTGTTGAAGGAACGATTGGACCTACCTTTAGTTGCATTCTAT CTGAACAATTTGCCAAAATACATCAACGCCATCAGCTAGACAGAACCACATTGTACTCCTCACTTCTGGACTCTTATCGCCATATAGATGGCACGAAACTCTTGTGCTTAAATTCGGAACTTAAGTCTGTGCCAAAGAACATCTTCAAGTTACCAACGAAAGG aAATCGCCTTGTTGGTTGTGACGGTGTCGTATAA
- the LOC6651619 gene encoding epidermal growth factor receptor kinase substrate 8, translating into MPRNGYENGVVSNGGYDEVKPTYALEHLATFKLKNESEARQPKEKMKLLIELDKTGGIWPHKMYMSFNGQWLVMLDADMKEIENFPGSLVTEPTAFISEDANETYNNILIFSVPGISLGNTEMHIFQVADVSSVHLVEDLRQLSTGVPVTTDRNKTPIHLPKPDRSNNQQAKDQYGIAAAAAGIAAEKNAQDREQTDRDVQVLNHCFEDVERFIARLHYAAAALNELESRKEQHNPHGEGLLVLRSRPPIESEFHDIFAKIKLALNYSVKLQNHFTKSSDPVHNIFVSLQSIVNVCNDVYEGAQLPESVVNPLLRRETVAFLNGTLDSNEKQLWQSLGPNWTVPKDQFKDHKGSYHPIFYDDWSPDWIVDEEVQYLAPALKKSPTPITTPVPPSPGGNRTWLARLQSRNVKIAEVIFNKSGSNEKELNVTKGEYLEVIDDSRNWWKARNSYGNIGYVPNTVLTPYNFEIGARDTDSLASVSFKDNAESPEANPAAYRNTMALYAPADRESQQPISAVKNVPRSYSMPAGVPIPPPMPPPGDSQPPTPSGTLKRNMAANGALAAMRARNDCDADDEAYYLQDHVNDELRGMLQQRQQRKDLEILKTPEIFITQNSKPREVEEWLRGKGFSDNIIKRLHTLSGEEIFALSPHTIESYFGQRESRRLISQIVLQKNFCEYKTIRSSELSAKLARARLKADQANGDPNEVF; encoded by the exons ATGCCACGAAACGGCTATGAGAATGGAGTTGTCTCCAATGGAGGCTATGATGAAGTCAAGCCAACTTATGCCCTGGAACACTTGGCCACGTTTAAGCTGAAAAATGAGTCCGAGGCCAGACAGCCCAAGGAGAAGATGAAATTGTTGATAGAGCTTGACAAGACTGGTGGAATTTGGCCACACAAAATGTACATGAGCTTCAATGGCCAATGGCTGGTCATGCTCGACGCCGACATGAAGGAGATTGAGAATTTTCCCGGCAGTCTAGTGACAGAGCCAACAGCTTTTATAAGTGAAGATGCAAATGAGACTTATAACAATATTCTTATATTCTCCGTTCCTGGCATTTCCTTGGGCAATACTGAAATGCACATTTTTCAG GTTGCCGATGTTAGTTCAGTACATTTGGTTGAAGATTTGAGGCAACTAAGCACAGGAGTACCTGTCACAACGGATCGTAACAAGACACCCATTCATTTGCCAAAACCCGATCGATCCAACAATCAACAGGCCAAGGATCAATATGGAATCGCGGCAGCTGCAGCGGGAATCGCTGCTGAGAAAAATGCCCAGGATCGTGAGCAAACTGATCGCGATGTTCAGGTGCTCAATCATTGTTTCGAGGATGTCGAACGTTTTATAGCCCGTCTGCATTATGCTGCAGCAGCTCTCAACGAGTTGGAGTCCAGGAAGGAGCAGCATAATCCGCATGGCGAAGGACTACTAGTGCTTCGTTCGCGTCCTCCAATCGAGAGCGAATTCCACGACATATTTGCCAAAATCAAACTAGCCCTAAACTACTCGGTGAAGCTGCAAAATCATTTCACTAAGAGCTCCGATCCTGTGCACAATATCTTTGTGTCGTTGCAGAGCATTGTCAATGTCTGCAATGATGTCTACGAAGGCGCCCAGTTGCCGGAAAGTGTAGTCAATCCCTTGCTGCGCCGAGAGACTGTTGCGTTCCTTAATGGCACCCTCGACTCGAATGAGAAACAATTGTGGCAAAGCTTGGGCCCCAACTGGACCGTACCCAAGGATCAATTCAAAGACCACAAGGGCTCGTATCATCCCATTTTCTATGATGATTGGTCTCCAGACTGGATTGTCGATGAGGAGGTACAGTATCTGGCTCCAGCATTGAAGAAATCGCCAACTCCCATTACCACTCCGGTGCCCCCAAGCCCAGGTGGCAATCGCACCTGGCTTGCTCGTTTACAGAGTCGCAATGTAAAGATTGCCGAGGTGATTTTCAACAAATCTGGATCCAATGAGAAGGAACTTAATGTAACAAAAGGCGAATACTTGGAG GTCATTGACGATTCCCGAAACTGGTGGAAGGCTCGGAATTCGTATGGCAACATCGGTTATGTACCAAATACTGTACTAACACCTTACAACTTTGAGATCGGGGCCCGCGACACTGACTCATTGGCCTCAGTGTCGTTCAAGGATAATGCCGAGTCGCCGGAAGCAAATCCTGCTGCCTATCGCAACACAATGGCTCTATATGCTCCCGCGGATCGTGAATCCCAGCAACCGATATCGGCTGTCAAAAACGTACCCAGATCCTATTCCATGCCCGCTGGCGTACCCATACCCCCTCCAATGCCACCACCAGGCGACAGTCAGCCGCCCACTCCAAGTGGCACACTTAAACGTAATATGGCTGCTAATGGTGCCCTGGCAG CTATGCGAGCCCGCAACGACTGCGATGCCGACGATGAAGCCTACTATCTGCAGGACCATGTCAATGATGAGCTACGCGGCATGCTGCAACAGCGTCAACAACGCAAGGACCTCGAAATTTTGAAGACACCCGAAATATTCATCACCCAGAATTCCAAGCCCCGTGAGGTGGAAGAATGGCTGCGAGGCAAGGGGTTCTCGGATAACATCATCAAGCGCCTCCACACGCTAAGTGGCGAGGAAATCTTTGCCCTTAGTCCCCATACAATTGAAAGCTATTTCGGTCAACGCGAGAGTCGTCGTCTCATTTCACAAATTGTGCTGCAAAAGAACTTTTGCGAG TACAAGACAATTCGCTCGTCGGAGCTGTCGGCCAAATTGGCTAGAGCTCGACTAAAGGCTGACCAGGCAAACGGTGATCCCAATGAGGTTTTCTAA
- the LOC6651620 gene encoding peroxidase isoform X3 — MWNIICIGLLAGLIPQPSFSTTPFEFPEASHVFSPNVKRILDGLSLNQWQGFVNSGLDSINRQKRLEENLVNSAITVQNGSVSHAQLLDTLPNKKSNEDSDVALKILKSSLFVYNSQCAPNAISGEECRRYLETKPLPPGSLKGQCENLLQSRRDGHYAFRRLLDRHYKNGFHKMYDDDDLPGAWPISMALYEHVPGSVPPEDQNESPNLCLVQWAQFIEHDLSKPVSQSMTIGSPIECCNSDQNKLQPRYHHPVCAPILSKQIGKFGRPNCLNYVRSALAVDNCNFGAAEQLNQATGYLDLSQLYGFTIAAERKMRSFKYGLLKARSNGSHLNDLLPMTADIDNDGQKHTFCTWTDSGNSTCFAAGDSRVNSNPYSILIYTVFMRNHNRIAAELRARNNGWSDEQLFQTAKAINVDIYRRVVMDEWLPEVLGERLANAVRAAPPLSTRQRPPEVSNEFAVAAIRFYYSMLPNAVLNVATENDNDVQPQTNLFVLEDEIYKPQLQYTAQKLDEILQSLLNQRAMKMDASYVGSITWPENSKPGHADTLAFDIQRGRDHGLQPYYKYLEVCSNLTQVTSWNDLAAVIPKNVLVKLQNVYQSWSDVDLIVGGIAEHTVEGTIGPTFSCILSEQFAKIHQRHQLDRTTLYSSLLDSYRHIDGTKLLCLNSELKSVPKNIFKLPTKGNRLVGCDGVV, encoded by the exons ATGTGGAATATTATATGTATTGGCCTGCTGGCTGGCCTAATCCCCCAGCCAAGCTTCAGCACCACTCCATTCGAGTTTCCAGAAg CCAGCCATGTTTTTAGTCCCAATGTTAAGAGAATCTTAGACGGTCTTTCATTGAATCAATGGCAAGGATTTGTAAATTCTGGACTAGATTCTATCAACAGACAAAAAAG ACTGGAGGAAAATCTGGTAAACTCTGCAATCACGGTCCAAAACGGCAGCGTCTCCCATGCCCAATTGTTGGACACACTACCTAATAAGAAATCCAATGAGGACAGCGATGTGGCTCTGAAAATTCTCAAATCCAGCCTTTTCGTATATAACTCCCAGTGTGCTCCAAATGCAATAAGTGGCGAAGAGTGTCGTCGGTATTTGGAAACGAAGCCATTGCCGCCAGGAAGCCTCAAGGGGCAGTGTGAGAACTTGTTGCAGAGCCGTCGTGACGGTCATTACGCTTTTCGAAGATTGCTCGATCGTCACTACAAGAATGGATTCCATAAG ATGTATGATGACGACGACTTGCCTGGAGCTTGGCCCATTAGTATGGCATTGTATGAACATGTGCCTGGAAGTGTCCCGCCGGAAGATCAAAACGAAAGCCCCAACCTTTGCCTTGTTCAATGGGCACAATTCATTGAGCATGACCTCAGCAAACCAGTCTCACAATCAATGA CCATCGGATCACCAATAGAGTGTTGTAATAGTGACCAAAATAAGCTACAGCCCAGATACCATCATCCCGTATGTGCGCCAATTTTATCCAAACAAATTGGGAAATTTGGTAGGCCAAATTGTCTTAACTATGTGAGAAGTGCCTTGGCAGTGGATAATTGTAATTTCGGAGCCGCCGAGCAG cTTAATCAAGCCACTGGATATTTGGATCTGTCCCAGTTATATGGCTTTACCATAGCGGCGGAAAGAAAAATGCGTTCCTTCAAATATGGCTTACTAAAGGCCAGATCGAATGGCTCCCATCTTAATGATTTGCTGCCAATGACCGCAGATATCGATAACGATGGACAGAAACATACCTTTTGCACCTGGACTGATAGCGGCAATTCAACATGCTTTGCTGCAGGCGATTCACGTGTCAATAGCAATCCATACTCAATTCTCATATACACGGTCTTTATGAGGAATCATAATCGAATTGCTGCAGAGCTGCGTGCCCGAAATAATGGCTGGAGTGACGAACAGCTCTTCCAAACGGCCAAGGCCATCAATGTGGATATTTATCGACGTGTTGTTATGGATGAGTGGTTGCCAGAAGTTCTGGGTGAGCGTCTTGCCAACGCAGTGAGGGCGGCCCCGCCATTATCCACTCGACAACGGCCACCTGAAGTGTCCAATGAGTTTGCTGTGGCTGCCATTCGTTTCTATTACTCAATGCTCCCCAACGCAGTGCTCAATGTAGCTACTGAAAATGATAATGA TGTTCAGCCACAAACGAATCTATTCGTACTTGAGGATGAAATTTATAAGCCCCAATTGCAATACACTGCCCAAAAACTCGATGAAATACTGCAAAGCCTTCTCAATCAAAGAGCGATGAAAATGGATGCCTCGTATGTGGGTTCT ATTACTTGGCCTGAGAATTCAAAGCCTGGACATGCCGATACGTTGGCTTTTGATATTCAAAGAGGAAGAGATCATGGTCTGCAGCCATATTACAAGTATCTGGAAGTTTGCAGCAATCTAACTCAAGTTACAAGTTGGAATGATTTGGCAGCAGTTATTCCCAAAAAC GTTTTAGTTAAACTGCAAAATGTCTATCAGAGCTGGAGTGATGTGGATCTTATTGTGGGCGGCATTGCTGAGCACACTGTTGAAGGAACGATTGGACCTACCTTTAGTTGCATTCTAT CTGAACAATTTGCCAAAATACATCAACGCCATCAGCTAGACAGAACCACATTGTACTCCTCACTTCTGGACTCTTATCGCCATATAGATGGCACGAAACTCTTGTGCTTAAATTCGGAACTTAAGTCTGTGCCAAAGAACATCTTCAAGTTACCAACGAAAGG aAATCGCCTTGTTGGTTGTGACGGTGTCGTATAA
- the LOC6651620 gene encoding peroxidase isoform X1, which produces MWNIICIGLLAGLIPQPSFSTTPFEFPEASHVFSPNVKRILDGLSLNQWQGFVNSGLDSINRQKRLEENLVNSAITVQNGSVSHAQLLDTLPNKKSNEDSDVALKILKSSLFVYNSQCAPNAISGEECRRYLETKPLPPGSLKGQCENLLQSRRDGHYAFRRLLDRHYKNGFHKMYDDDDLPGAWPISMALYEHVPGSVPPEDQNESPNLCLVQWAQFIEHDLSKPVSQSMTIGSPIECCNSDQNKLQPRYHHPVCAPILSKQIGKFGRPNCLNYVRSALAVDNCNFGAAEQLNQATGYLDLSQLYGFTIAAERKMRSFKYGLLKARSNGSHLNDLLPMTADIDNDGQKHTFCTWTDSGNSTCFAAGDSRVNSNPYSILIYTVFMRNHNRIAAELRARNNGWSDEQLFQTAKAINVDIYRRVVMDEWLPEVLGERLANAVRAAPPLSTRQRPPEVSNEFAVAAIRFYYSMLPNAVLNVATENDNDFPSSVQPQTNLFVLEDEIYKPQLQYTAQKLDEILQSLLNQRAMKMDASYVGSITWPENSKPGHADTLAFDIQRGRDHGLQPYYKYLEVCSNLTQVTSWNDLAAVIPKNVLVKLQNVYQSWSDVDLIVGGIAEHTVEGTIGPTFSCILSEQFAKIHQRHQLDRTTLYSSLLDSYRHIDGTKLLCLNSELKSVPKNIFKLPTKGNRLVGCDGVV; this is translated from the exons ATGTGGAATATTATATGTATTGGCCTGCTGGCTGGCCTAATCCCCCAGCCAAGCTTCAGCACCACTCCATTCGAGTTTCCAGAAg CCAGCCATGTTTTTAGTCCCAATGTTAAGAGAATCTTAGACGGTCTTTCATTGAATCAATGGCAAGGATTTGTAAATTCTGGACTAGATTCTATCAACAGACAAAAAAG ACTGGAGGAAAATCTGGTAAACTCTGCAATCACGGTCCAAAACGGCAGCGTCTCCCATGCCCAATTGTTGGACACACTACCTAATAAGAAATCCAATGAGGACAGCGATGTGGCTCTGAAAATTCTCAAATCCAGCCTTTTCGTATATAACTCCCAGTGTGCTCCAAATGCAATAAGTGGCGAAGAGTGTCGTCGGTATTTGGAAACGAAGCCATTGCCGCCAGGAAGCCTCAAGGGGCAGTGTGAGAACTTGTTGCAGAGCCGTCGTGACGGTCATTACGCTTTTCGAAGATTGCTCGATCGTCACTACAAGAATGGATTCCATAAG ATGTATGATGACGACGACTTGCCTGGAGCTTGGCCCATTAGTATGGCATTGTATGAACATGTGCCTGGAAGTGTCCCGCCGGAAGATCAAAACGAAAGCCCCAACCTTTGCCTTGTTCAATGGGCACAATTCATTGAGCATGACCTCAGCAAACCAGTCTCACAATCAATGA CCATCGGATCACCAATAGAGTGTTGTAATAGTGACCAAAATAAGCTACAGCCCAGATACCATCATCCCGTATGTGCGCCAATTTTATCCAAACAAATTGGGAAATTTGGTAGGCCAAATTGTCTTAACTATGTGAGAAGTGCCTTGGCAGTGGATAATTGTAATTTCGGAGCCGCCGAGCAG cTTAATCAAGCCACTGGATATTTGGATCTGTCCCAGTTATATGGCTTTACCATAGCGGCGGAAAGAAAAATGCGTTCCTTCAAATATGGCTTACTAAAGGCCAGATCGAATGGCTCCCATCTTAATGATTTGCTGCCAATGACCGCAGATATCGATAACGATGGACAGAAACATACCTTTTGCACCTGGACTGATAGCGGCAATTCAACATGCTTTGCTGCAGGCGATTCACGTGTCAATAGCAATCCATACTCAATTCTCATATACACGGTCTTTATGAGGAATCATAATCGAATTGCTGCAGAGCTGCGTGCCCGAAATAATGGCTGGAGTGACGAACAGCTCTTCCAAACGGCCAAGGCCATCAATGTGGATATTTATCGACGTGTTGTTATGGATGAGTGGTTGCCAGAAGTTCTGGGTGAGCGTCTTGCCAACGCAGTGAGGGCGGCCCCGCCATTATCCACTCGACAACGGCCACCTGAAGTGTCCAATGAGTTTGCTGTGGCTGCCATTCGTTTCTATTACTCAATGCTCCCCAACGCAGTGCTCAATGTAGCTACTGAAAATGATAATGA TTTTCCCAGTAGTGTTCAGCCACAAACGAATCTATTCGTACTTGAGGATGAAATTTATAAGCCCCAATTGCAATACACTGCCCAAAAACTCGATGAAATACTGCAAAGCCTTCTCAATCAAAGAGCGATGAAAATGGATGCCTCGTATGTGGGTTCT ATTACTTGGCCTGAGAATTCAAAGCCTGGACATGCCGATACGTTGGCTTTTGATATTCAAAGAGGAAGAGATCATGGTCTGCAGCCATATTACAAGTATCTGGAAGTTTGCAGCAATCTAACTCAAGTTACAAGTTGGAATGATTTGGCAGCAGTTATTCCCAAAAAC GTTTTAGTTAAACTGCAAAATGTCTATCAGAGCTGGAGTGATGTGGATCTTATTGTGGGCGGCATTGCTGAGCACACTGTTGAAGGAACGATTGGACCTACCTTTAGTTGCATTCTAT CTGAACAATTTGCCAAAATACATCAACGCCATCAGCTAGACAGAACCACATTGTACTCCTCACTTCTGGACTCTTATCGCCATATAGATGGCACGAAACTCTTGTGCTTAAATTCGGAACTTAAGTCTGTGCCAAAGAACATCTTCAAGTTACCAACGAAAGG aAATCGCCTTGTTGGTTGTGACGGTGTCGTATAA
- the LOC6651623 gene encoding V-type proton ATPase subunit e has product MRTLISFLVFTIFWLLFILIGWMAAKRFKEKGLIRCCFLLTGVCCWLIWVITFLMQLNPLTGPRASQKVIYAMMTYWENSFIHHENDP; this is encoded by the coding sequence atgCGCACACTTATATCTTTTCTTGTATTTACCATATTCTGGCTTCTATTTATTCTGATTGGCtggatggcggctaaaagattcaaGGAAAAGGGTCTGATCAGATGCTGCTTTCTTCTGACAGGTGTATGTTGTTGGCTCATCTGGGTAATTACATTCCTAATGCAATTGAATCCGTTAACTGGACCACGAGCAAGTCAAAAAGTGATCTATGCCATGATGACCTATTGGGAAAACTCGTTTATTCACCACGAGAATGATCCCTGA
- the LOC6651622 gene encoding adenosylhomocysteinase-like 2: MSHMPETTFADLSLADKTAVKKPSIEARRFSDVSTCSFSSSCFTGSSDEDEVSPKDNKQRNSNGSYDFCVKNIGKNGFGRREIEIAESEMPGIMMLRKRAKAEKPLKNAHIVGCTHVNAQSAVLIETLIQLGASVRWAACNIYSTQNAVAAALAEAGVPIFAWRGETEEEFWWCLDRCIHKDGWVPNMILDDGGDATHLMLKKYPDYFKSIKGIVEESVTGVHRLYMLSKAGKLTVPAINVNDSVTKNKFDTFYTCRDSILDSLKRTTDIMFGGKQVVVCGYGDVGKGCAQSLKGQGCIVYITEIDPICALQASMDGFRVVRLSEVIRNVDVVVTATGNKNVVTRDHMNRMKNGCVVCNMGHSCSEIDVSSLHTPELVWERVRSQVDHIIWPDGKMIILLAEGRLVNLSCSTISSFVVSVASSTQALALIELYSSPGRYKSDVYLLPKKMDEYVASLHLATFDAHLTELSDEQAKFMGLNKAGPFKANYYRY, translated from the exons ATGAGTCATATGCCGGAGACAACCTTTGCCGACCTGAGTTTGGCTGATAAG ACTGCGGTTAAAAAGCCAAGCATTGAGGCTCGTCGATTTTCCGATGTTTCCACCTGTTCGTTCAGCTCTT CCTGCTTCACTGGCAGCTCCGATGAGGATGAAGTCTCACCCAAGGACAATAAGCAGCGAAATTCCAATGGTAGCTATGATTTCTGTGTCAAGAATATTGGAAAAAATGGGTTCGGTCGCCGGGAAATTGAGATTGCTGAATCCGAAATGCCTGGCATAATGATGCTGCGAAAACGAGCCAAGGCGGAAAAACCTTTGAAGAATGCCCACATTGTTGGCTGCACTCATGTGAATGCCCAGTCGGCGGTGTTAATTGAGACCTTGATTCAACTTGGAGCCTCGGTTCGTTGGGCAGCTTGTAATATCTATTCGACACAAAATGCTGTGGCTGCTGCTCTGGCCGAAGCCGGCGTACCGATCTTTGCCTGGCGAGGTGAGACCGAGGAGGAGTTCTGGTGGTGTCTGGATCGTTGCATACACAAGGATGGCTGGGTGCCCAATATGATTCTGGACGATGGCGGAGATGCCACACATTTGATGCTGAAGAAGTATCCAGACTACTTCAAGTCGATCAAGGGCATTGTGGAGGAGAGTGTTACGGGTGTGCATCGTCTTTATATGTTGTCCAAGGCCGGTAAACTTACAGTGCCGGCAATAAATGTCAATGATTCGGTTACAAAGAACAAATTTGATACCTTCTACACATGCCGAGACTCCATACTTGATAG CTTGAAACGCACGACGGACATTATGTTTGGAGGCAAACAGGTTGTCGTTTGCGGCTACGGGGATGTTGGAAAGGGCTGTGCCCAATCTCTCAAAGGACAAGGATGCATTGTCTATATCACAGAAATCGATCCGATATGTGCTCTGCAGGCCTCTATGGATGGATTCCGAGTGGTGCGTCTTAGTGAGGTTATACGTAATGTTGATGTTGTCGTCACTGCCACGGGCAATAAGAATGTCGTCACTAGGGACCACATGAATCGGATGAAAAACGGCTGCGTTGTCTGCAATATGGGACACTCTTGCTCCGAGATCGATGTG AGCAGTTTACACACTCCGGAGCTTGTCTGGGAACGAGTACGTTCTCAGGTAGATCACATTATTTGGCCAGATGGCAAAATGATTATCCTGCTTGCCGAGGGTAGACTAGTCAATCTTTCCTGTTCAACCATATCGTCATTTGTGGTCTCTGTGGCATCGTCGACTCAG GCACTCGCTTTAATAGAACTCTACTCAAGTCCAGGTCGTTACAAGTCCGATGTCTATCTGCTGCCAAAGAAAATGG ATGAATATGTGGCTAGTTTGCACTTGGCCACTTTTGATGCCCATCTCACAGAGTTGTCAGACGAGCAAGCCAAGTTCATGGGCTTAAATAAGGCCGGGCCTTTTAAAGCCAATTATTATAG ATATTAG